The Flavobacteriales bacterium genome includes the window TTGAAAGTTTCGATGCCGCAAATAAGAGTGGTCCACTTGCATAGCCTCCAGTACCAACAACCACGGAGGGTTTGTATTTTTTTACTATCCAATAGGACTTCCAAAGACTTGATATTAATTTGAATGGGAACAATAAGTTTCTTGTGTCTTTCCAATTTCTTTGGAGTCCACTTATATTTAAACCCTGGATTGAATACCCTGCTTTAGGAACCTTCTCCATTTCCATACGCCCTTTTGCACCAACAAATAGTATATCTATGTCCTTAACTCTTTGTTTCAGTTCATTGGCAATAGAAATCGCTGGGAAGATATGCCCTCCAGTACCGCCACCACTTATGATTACTCTAATTGACATTGGCACTTATTTTAGAAACGTTAACACTTCGACTAGTACTTAGGATAATTCCTAAGGAAACACATGTGAATATGACCGAAACACCACCCATACTAATAAGGGGTAAGGTTTGACCTGTAACAGGAAAAAAATCAACTGCCACAGCCATATTTATAAAAGCTTGTAGAACTAAAGATATGCTTAGTCCTACTCCTAAATAAGCTGCTAATGGATCATTAGCTAGATTAAAAATCCGTTTACCACGAAGCAATAGCACTACATAAGCAAAGACTACTGTAAATCCGCCTAAGACCCCCCATTCTTCAATGAGTATAGCATAAACATAATCCGAATTGGGTAATGGTAAAACATTACGTTGAGTACTTTTTCCAGGACCTCTGCCTTTAATACCGCCATTCACTATGGCTATTTTAGCATGAGCTACTTGATAAAATTCATCGCTATTTACGGACTTATCTTCAGAAAAATTCTTCACCCTATTGACCCACGTTTGAGCTCTAGGGAATGTTTTTTTCAAGGCAGGAACTGTTAAGGATAAACTGATTACAAGAACGCCTAATGTGAGAATACTTGCTAGAAGAAGTGCTAAATATTTAAAGGGAACACCCCCCAAGTATAACAACATAATACCAGCCAAAAATATCATTGCGGCAGTAGAAAGGTTGGCAGGAAAGATAATTGCACAAACCAAGATTAAAGGCGCAAATAATTTCAATGAAACTTTCTTTAAATCATTAAGATCTTTCTGGCTTCTTACCAACTGACGAGCTAGAAATACTGTAATTGCAATTTTTCCTATTTCAAATGTGTTGATAGGCATATCTGCAATAGTTATCCAACGGTTGGCATCGTTTAGAGATGTTCCAAAAGCTACTGTATATAAAAGTATAGGAATGGCAATGATAAAACCTAACTGCCCTAAGCGAGAGAAATATTTATGGGGCACCTTGTGAACAAAATACATCAATACAAGTCCAACAATTAAAAACTTGAAATGTTTGAAAAACAAATGCCATGTATTACCTCCATACGAAGTATATGCTAAACCACCTGTTGCACTATATACTACTACAATAGATACAATAAACAGAAAAAATACAACTGCCCAAATGCGAGTATCGCCCTCTAAGTTTATGTATTCTTTTAGCTTATTCATTTATAAACTTCTTACAGATGATTTGAATTCATAGCCTCTGTGCTCATAATTTTCAAACAAATCAAAACTAGCACAGGCTGGTGAAAGTAAAACAGCATCTCCTTTTTTAGCATGAGAATAGGATTGATTAACGGCCTCATCCATTGATGAAGCGAAAGTCATCTCAATACTTAAGTTTTCAAATGCCGATTTTATAGACTCTATATTTTCTCCTAAGCAAACAATTGCTTTTACCTTTTCTTTAATTAAAGGGATAAGAGATGTATAATCATTGCCTTTGTCAACTCCACCAACGATCCAGATGGTGTTTTTGGTCATACTCTCTAAAGCATACCAAGTCGAATTTACATTGGTAGCCTTTGAGTCGTTAATGAACTCAATACCATGTACCTTAATGACTCTTTCAAGACGATGTTCTACGTTCTTAAAATCAATAAGACTTTCTCTTATTAAATCTTTGTTTAAATCTAAAATTCGTGCTGAAATAGCTGCAGCCATAGAATTGTAGATGTTGTGTTTGCCTTGTAAGGCTAATTGTTGAATATTCATACTAAATGATTCTTGGTTAATATTTATTTCTAACTCATCTTTACTTAAACAAGCTCCTTTAATCTGGTTTTCTTTAATGGAAAAAGGCAACCTTTGAGCTTGAGTGTTTAAATGCGTTGTTAAATTTAAATCGTCTGAACAGTAGATTAAATAATCCTCTGAACTTTGATTCATTGTTATTCTCATTTTCGACTGAATGTAGTTTTCCATTTTATTGGCATACCGATCCAAATGGTCTGGCGTGATATTTAATAAAATGGCGATGTTAGGCTTGAAACTTTGTATTCCATCAAGCTGAAAACTACTTAACTCCAAAACATAAATGTCATGTGACTCCTTAGCAACTTGCAGTGCAAAGCTTTCACCAACATTTCCGGCGACCCCAACATTTAACCCTGCTTTTTTGAGCATATGACCCACTAACAAGGTGGTGGTTGTTTTGCCATTACTACCTGTAATCCCAATAATAATAGCGTTGGTATATCGTGCAGCAAATTCAATTTCTGAAATGATTGGTATTGAGGCATTTTTTAAATCTAATATCAAAGGAATAGTATCTGGTATACCAGGGCTTTTGACAATTAAATCTGCTTTGAAAAAACGCTCCTCGGAATGTGTTTCTTCCTCCCATTCAATCGCATTATGTGTAAGAACATTTTTGTATTTCTCTTTAATCTTTCCTATGTCAGAAAGAAATACGTCAAATCCTTTTTGTTGCGCTAAGATTGCTGCTCCACAGCCACTTTCTCCACCTCCTAGCACAACTATTTTTTCCATTATCGCAGTTTTAAAGTGACAATGGTTAGAACGGCTAACATGACTCCAACAATCCAAAAGCGAGTCACGATTTTACTTTCGTGCATTCCTAACTTTTGAAAATGATGATGTAATGGTGCCATCTTGAAAATTCGACGACCTTCGCCAAATTTCTTTTTGGTGTATTTGAAATAACCGACTTGCAGCATTACTGACAAATTCTCTACTAAGAATACGCCACACAAGACAGGTATTAATAATTCTTTTCTGATAGCAATTGCAAAAACCGCAATTATTCCTCCTAGTGCTAGACTACCTGTATCACCCATAAATACTTGTGCAGGGTAAGAGTTATACCATAGGAAACCTACACAAGCACCAACAAAGGCTGCCATATAAATTACTAGCTCTCCCGAGTTAGGTAAATACATGATGTTGAGATAATCGGCAAAAAATACATTACCAGACACATAGGCTAATATGCCTAAGGTGGCACCTATTATTGCTGAGGTTCCGGTTGCTAAACCATCTAAACCATCTGTCATGTTTGCACCATTACTAACAGCAGTAACTACAAAAATGACCATCAGCACAAAGATTATCCATGAATATTTTACAGCACCATCGCCTAACCAGCTGAGTAAAGTCGTATAGTCAAATTCATTGTTTTTCACAAAAGGAATGGTTGTTTTTAAAGATTTTGTTTCCTCTCCAAAAACAATTTCAGTATTGGAATTGGCATGTCTTACTTCTTCTTTAATGGTTATCCCATCGTGGAAGTACATCGTTAGGGCAATGATTAGTCCCAAGCCTACTTGTCCTATAATTTTGAATCTTCCTGCTAATCCTTCTTTATCTTTTTTAAAGACTTTAATGTAATCATCTATGAAGCCTATAAGGCCTAGCCACACCGTTGAGATTATCATTATGATTACATAAATATTAGAAAGCTTAGCAAATAAAAGTGTGGGTAATAATATTGCCGCGAGGATAATCAAACCTCCCATCGTTGGCGTTCCTTTCTTCTGTGCTTCACCCTCTAAGCCAAGCGTTCTAACTTCTTCGCCAATTTGTTTGTTTCTAATAAGGTTGATAATCTTTCCTCCAAAAACCATAGACACTAATAATGAGGTAATCACGGCTAATGCTGCTCTAAAAGAAATGTATTGAAACACACCTGCCCCAGGTAATTGATAAACGGATTCTAAATATTCAAATAAGTAATAAATCATTATTTTCTAAGTAGGTTAAA containing:
- a CDS encoding FtsW/RodA/SpoVE family cell cycle protein; the protein is MNKLKEYINLEGDTRIWAVVFFLFIVSIVVVYSATGGLAYTSYGGNTWHLFFKHFKFLIVGLVLMYFVHKVPHKYFSRLGQLGFIIAIPILLYTVAFGTSLNDANRWITIADMPINTFEIGKIAITVFLARQLVRSQKDLNDLKKVSLKLFAPLILVCAIIFPANLSTAAMIFLAGIMLLYLGGVPFKYLALLLASILTLGVLVISLSLTVPALKKTFPRAQTWVNRVKNFSEDKSVNSDEFYQVAHAKIAIVNGGIKGRGPGKSTQRNVLPLPNSDYVYAILIEEWGVLGGFTVVFAYVVLLLRGKRIFNLANDPLAAYLGVGLSISLVLQAFINMAVAVDFFPVTGQTLPLISMGGVSVIFTCVSLGIILSTSRSVNVSKISANVN
- the murD gene encoding UDP-N-acetylmuramoyl-L-alanine--D-glutamate ligase — translated: MEKIVVLGGGESGCGAAILAQQKGFDVFLSDIGKIKEKYKNVLTHNAIEWEEETHSEERFFKADLIVKSPGIPDTIPLILDLKNASIPIISEIEFAARYTNAIIIGITGSNGKTTTTLLVGHMLKKAGLNVGVAGNVGESFALQVAKESHDIYVLELSSFQLDGIQSFKPNIAILLNITPDHLDRYANKMENYIQSKMRITMNQSSEDYLIYCSDDLNLTTHLNTQAQRLPFSIKENQIKGACLSKDELEININQESFSMNIQQLALQGKHNIYNSMAAAISARILDLNKDLIRESLIDFKNVEHRLERVIKVHGIEFINDSKATNVNSTWYALESMTKNTIWIVGGVDKGNDYTSLIPLIKEKVKAIVCLGENIESIKSAFENLSIEMTFASSMDEAVNQSYSHAKKGDAVLLSPACASFDLFENYEHRGYEFKSSVRSL
- the mraY gene encoding phospho-N-acetylmuramoyl-pentapeptide-transferase, whose protein sequence is MIYYLFEYLESVYQLPGAGVFQYISFRAALAVITSLLVSMVFGGKIINLIRNKQIGEEVRTLGLEGEAQKKGTPTMGGLIILAAILLPTLLFAKLSNIYVIIMIISTVWLGLIGFIDDYIKVFKKDKEGLAGRFKIIGQVGLGLIIALTMYFHDGITIKEEVRHANSNTEIVFGEETKSLKTTIPFVKNNEFDYTTLLSWLGDGAVKYSWIIFVLMVIFVVTAVSNGANMTDGLDGLATGTSAIIGATLGILAYVSGNVFFADYLNIMYLPNSGELVIYMAAFVGACVGFLWYNSYPAQVFMGDTGSLALGGIIAVFAIAIRKELLIPVLCGVFLVENLSVMLQVGYFKYTKKKFGEGRRIFKMAPLHHHFQKLGMHESKIVTRFWIVGVMLAVLTIVTLKLR